CATTCCGGTCGTTGGTCTTTACTTCACTGGTAGACTAAGCTGCCAGGACAGTGGAAAATGGTATCCGTTGGATAAGTTCCCAGACTGTATACGTACGTTTAACACGTTAATTTGTTAATTCTTGACCATATTATTTCACCCGGCATACTACTTAAATTAGATAAATACCTTTattatactttaaaaatacatgctGGTCTTCAGCAATTCGACATATAAGGGAAGTTtatttgtaagaagcatttctcGCGAAAACGAAGTAAACGTTATTGCGTAAATATTACCCACTGTGTTTactttgacaaataaattaaaaatacttcCAGGTTCAATGTGGGGCGATATGGTTCTTCTGGCAGAGCTTATCTATCAAGGAAACTGTGCAGATGAAAAAACCAAAAACGCCATCAAGGAAGCCGTCTTAAAATACCTCAGCGGAATTAAAGATGATATAGAAAGATCAATATGCCCTGGTCGTAATTGTAGAGTAGAAAACATCAATGTCGTCTGTGGATCTAATCAGAAACGGCGCTCTACAGTTTATATTCAAAGACTAGCTAAGAGACAAACTACCTACGCTCGAGTGACTTTTGACATCGCGACACTATTTGATTTATCAAACACCTCGAGTCAGGAAGCATTTAACATTTCGTTACCACTTTTAACTGCAATAAATGACAGGATAGCTAAAGATGTAGAAAACGGCAGCCTCGATATAAATGGTTTCACGTTAGAACGGGGTGCATACCAAAGAAGTAACAATACACATTTGAAATGTCCGCTACACTATAAGAGAGATGGATATAAATGCagtaattgattttaattattgtCTTTAAAAGTAAAAATTGTGAAACATGGTAAGTTATGTCGATATGTCTTGTTTGAATCTTGCATTGTTAAGgcacataaaatacaaaaatttcCGTAAATAATACTGTTTTTTAAACATTCATACAGAAACCAATATTTTCAGAACCCTGCCCAAAAGGAACCTACATGAACTCGACAACGGGGAACTGTGAACTTTGCAACATTGGTGAATACAATGAAGATGACGGAAAAGCACAGTGCAACCTTTGTCCTGCGAACCACAGCACTTTAATGAAGGGCTCAACGCGTCGTGAGAACTGTACCAGTAAGTGacttataataatacaaacaagacACGTAATTAAGATTTGTTGTGCATTTCACAGGAAACAAAATATCACATATCTTGCTTACAGAACTGTGCGACCCGGGTTATGCATCAAGTACTACAATGATTCCATGTTCGGCTTGTCCTTTGGGCACCTATCAACCAAGTTCTGGGAAGTCAGCATGTATATCTTGCCCAAAGGGACACACTACTCAATCCACAAACAGCACATCGGAAGACTCATGTACACTGTTCGATATTCAGGTATGAAACCTGACAATGACAATATAATGTGAACATCTGACCATGCAAATTTCATTTGAAAATCTGATACGGTATGTATTAATGCAATTGTGATAACTGCCTTCATGTTTTTAATTCTTCAGATAAACAATTTAAACGGAAGACAGATGATTGGTATTGCAAATAGTAATATCTCTTCTTCAATGATGTCACTCACTCTTTGGGCAAAAACGAATGCTGCTTCTTCGGAGGATCTCATTCTAGCTGTTTATGACGGTTTTAGTGACATATTAACTGTACGAATGGGAGACAACCTAACAGTTTCGAGCGGGTAGGTTGCGACAAGTGTGATGGACAATATcataatatattcttaaaacaaatatttggatTTAAGTAAAATGCGATTATGAATCCTTCAATATCAAAAATTAAGTTCCAATTCTACATGTAAAAACACAATTTCAGATCAATATCCCTCCACACGTCCAGAAATCTCTCTGAAAGAAAGTGGTCAAAACTTAATATCGAGCTTAATTTCTCCGCCAATGTATTAACGGTGAATGTAGACGGTGAGAAGCATGAAAGAAGGGTTGGAATGACGTCCAGTTCACTGGTTCCATGGCGTTTGTACATGTCCGCAACGAAAGAGACAGGTCACACTTCTTCTTTTCCCCCGTACTAGAAGCGATCCTCCTTAAGTTCAAACCTCTTTTACGGCTGCGCACTCGTACCCATCTCGTCCTATTAACACTAGAACCATTACTTCTACGATAATGACTACTAGTTGTACTTTAATACTATTTCTACTACAAATGCTTCTACTTCTACAAACACTAcaactacttcgactactacgactactactactactactacttctactactactactactactactactactactactactactactactactactactactactactactactaattactactactaccgctactactactacaaatactacaactactactactacactactactactactatactactaactactaactactaactactactactactactactactactatttctactactaatacgactactactactacttctactactacttctactattacaactacaactactactactacttctactactactactactaccgctactactactacaactactacaactactactactacaactactactactactactactactactacttctactactactactactactactactactactactactacatcaacaactacttctactagttcttcaacaacaacagcaacatctaccgcttctactactactactactattacttctactactactactacttctactactgccattactactactactactcctactactactactactactactactactactactactactactactactactactactactactacttctactactactactactactactactattactactgctactactactactactactactactactactactactactactacttctactactactactactactacttttactactacaacttcgactactactactaccactaccactaccactactactactactactactactactactactacttttacttttcctaatactactaatactactactactactacagttaTAACTACtaccacactactactacttctatcactactacttctactacatttACTACCAATAGTTCTACTTTTACTTCGATTACTTCTTCTAATGATTATAActgtaattattataaaaataatataaatcatGATTATATAAGAAGTGCCGCTCAACTAGTAACGCGCAACTTCAACAGCCACGTCTTTTTGCATTTGTTACGTTAATTTTTCTTTTATCTACTACAACTATACAGTTATTTAGTATAAGCTTTTAGCTAAATTGTGTGACTAATTAAGTGTAATACCTAGTGCTATATTATTTAAGCGTTGTGCGTATATGCTTAATTTCAGGTATAACGATGTCGGGACTAGCTATCATCCCACGGTCACTTAGTGCTCTCGAAATGTCGTCCTTTGACAGAACGTGTGTCCTGAATTCTTCTGACGCTTTGCTTTCTATGGAAGATATAGTTCGAAGTCTTGTTGATGGGATCGTTATGGTTTATCCCTCATCATGTGACCGTAAGTTCAGTAAAAACTCTGAATGTCTTCTTTGAATACCAGATACCAGAATATGTTGAGGCAATGTGGATTTGTTTAAATGTAGAAAACAATAGATACACACGCATTAATTTAAACTAAATACTAGAGATATGGATGTTTTCTTTTCGAGCTCTGGAGgacaataattaacaaaaatggtCAAATTAATATTGGTGACCGTTTTATTCACCAAATATTTTAATCATAAAGTTGTATTCATTTacataatcaaataaaatataagtatAGCCCACGTAAGCGACTCGCAAAATAATTAGCAAGTTCAATATTTCAATGGTTGTGATTCGTATCTTTaccatttttgaaaataaatccaTAAATTTGTACAAACAAAGCTGGCCGTTTTAATCCACCAATGATAGTTGCTTTCAAAATAATGACGGACGATACGATATgggatttataaataaataaaatgtataaataattttacatGTGGTAGCATTATTTCCACCATTACATTAGTCTTTATTCTCCAGAATCTTAGGCATTTCGGATTAAGTATAATCACTCGTGAAAACAGTTATGGAATATAATTAGTTTTTGTCACTCCACCTTCATATGCGctactattgttgttgtttatcgTTGACAAACTATCTTATTTAAATTGGCCAGTGGCCAACAAATCATCTTATTAGGGACCCAAACTTATATTCAAATAATCATATAACCGATCATCTTGCTCCCGTTGTATTACCAAAATAACATAATTGCATGAATTTcgaaattgttatttttcacaGATATTTTAGGAATTTATCTAGCTTATTAAGTAAGTCGATAATAAACATTCAGGTACAAGATAATATCGTTTAATATATGTGTATAGATTGGCCGATAATCTAATTATACTTTCTGTTTCACAGCCTATGACGAGTGTTCTACATTTCCGTGTGGCAATCACACCTGTGTGAACGGTCTAGGGACATTAACGTGCGTGTGCAGTGGGGGATGGAGCGGAACGCGTTGCGAGATTCCGCCTGACTATTGTCTGAACCATGACTGCAAACACGGAGTGTGCGTGCCCGGAAACGGAACATATTCATGCAACTGCACAGACTTCTACACAGGAAGCGACTGCTCTATTCCACCAGGTTATAATTGCCTTTTACTTGTGTGTACATGTAGTTATAAACACTCAGTTTATAATATTACTGCAAGGAGAATATAGGTACATATTCAGTATTATAAGTATATTCCTACTGCTTTTACCCTTTACTTTTCTACAATGTGCTCACCTGatgattttgtaaatattatactcgCGTAAAGCAATTTCGATTGTTTAATGTACCAATAAAAGGGACAGATGGCAATCCTTATTATTCGTATAATGTAAAATCTATATTGGTGCGCACAATCCAATATGATTATAAATCTTAGTAAACGGCATGTGGTCTCTATGGGCGGACTGGTCATCATGTGGCGTAACATGTGGAGGTGGTAATCAGTCACGGGAGAGACAATGCACAAACCCGGCGCCCGGGCCAGGAGGACTAACCTGCCAGGGCCCAGATGTTGAGACGAAATACTGCAATACTGAGAAATGCCCGGGTAAGATCCATATTGACACGTAATAGATAATActaacataaattaaacaacgaaatttgttttaaaaaaatatatatactagaaAGTTGCTTAACCTTTAAACACAATATGATTATTGCAACTTGAAACTTaagcatttcattttttgattgaACGCCTATTTCTAcgtataaaacatattcaatggcgttgtacaatagaaataaaaaatctaaacacaaattaaaaacatacaaaGGTACATCATGTATAATCGTATAATAATGCAAAATAGTCACCGAAAAAGTATGTCTTAAGTTGTTTTTGAAAGTGTCTATACATTGTCTTAAACTCAAAGTTAGGTTGTTCCATAGTTTTGGACCTACAGTACTGAAGCTTCTATTACTGAATAATCTTTTCTTGTTGATAGGTAGATTAGAACAGCctattgatgatgttgatgatctAAGATTACGTTTAGAAATTCGGTCAAATAGGCAGGGGCATTACCAATTGAAcagttaaacatgtatgtaaacatTTTGAATTCGATTCTAGCATTGATTGGCAGCCAGTGAAGGTCATAGAGTGATTGTTTTAAACTGTCACTTTTTCTATGACTCAAAACCAATTTTGCGCACATATTTTGAATACGCTGTAATTTTGCCAATTCACTCTGGGAGATGCCGTACACAATAACGTTGCAAAAGTCCAAATGGGAAATGACTCAAGAAAGAACTAGTGTTTCTGTGGCGTGTTAAGTATGTACGAAtgctttttattttgaaataatttaacaTTGCAGATCTACACTTTCTCTTAACGTGTTCCTTAAATTTCTGGGTTTCGGCCAAAAAAGCGCCTAAATATCTTATGCTTCTTTGTCGCTTGATCTTGTCACCACATACATCAATGACCTGCGTGTTACACTTATTTAATTGAGGGCGACTTCCAAACACTATGTATTCAGTTTTTGAAGCGCGTTCATTTTGAGCTTGTTACTGTTCATCCAATTTTTTGTGCACAATCTTGGAGTTTGTTGATGGCTTCAGTTTCTTTCGATATAATCGGTTTTAAATGTTTGCTGGCAGTATGGTCGCCTGCGAAGCCAAGGACAGAGGTGGAAGGGGGCACTATGTCAAATATTATTCCTGCATAGGTGAAGTAGAGACAATGACCCAAACAACTTCCTTGTGGGACACTGCATTTCAACTCACATGGCTTTGACATGCCTCCGTTCACACTAACACAACAACTTCGCGACCGCATGTATGAGTCCATCCAGTCCAGCGCCACACCAAAAACGCCATATTGACTTTTTAACACATCTAAGAGTATGTCATTATCTACGGTGTTGGAAGCAGCAATAAAGTCTAGTGCAATTATATTATCTATTAAACACTTCACTTTTTTTCAGAATGCTCAAAGCTCAAACGTAGCTTTGGTACAATAGTTAAATGTATCGAATCGCCATCATGGGACAATCGTTGTAATGTTAGTTGTCTTAATGGCACCACGTTTCCAAGCGGACAAGAACCCTTCCCCGAGTACACGTGTGGTCCCTCCACTAATTACGAGTGGAATCCTGACAATGTGATACCGGAATGCGTAGGTTGGTACACTACTGCATATGACACTgtcaaatgtatttttgtttgtgGAAATCCCGTCAAAGATGATAAGTCAAATTTTCCGTTTGGATTCCGTTTACATATAATTCAACTGTGTTACATTGTGTAACATTGGTGCGTTTTATTGTTTTGTGTAAAGAAAGGATGCATATTATTTTGggaatatatatgtttaatagaCGAGTAATGCGTTCTTTTCTACTTACTTATCCAGATTACAATTCTCCGCTCATGCTTGAAGCGCTAAGTACAGCGAATTTCAATGATGACGTCATTTATTCGCGTAAGAACAAGGTTGAACAGTCTATATTGGACAATTTGGCAACTCTTCCTTGCGGCATTGCCAATACATGTGAAAGAAAGGTAACAGTAAGTTACAAGTCTAACGAAAGTCGGAAGCGAAGTACTGGATCCACACTGACGATTTCAGTTAAGATGAAACTACCAGACTTGAAAACACTTAATATGGCCGATTACACACAAAACGGAACAGGTACATGTATAGTGTGTATGGGTATACTGTTAAACTTATATCATTTTGTCTCTATATTTTTACAGCAAACATACACACTCTAGGTTTTAAAGCATCTTAAGTGTGTAATAGCCCTCGGCAAACGCTTTCAGTCTTTCAACCTAACAACAAAACAATCTTTAACCATTTCGCCATAAAGGCAACCAAAACACGATGTATAAAAACCAATGAGACCATTAAATATACAGCATGGATATAGTTTTATGATAAAGTCAGCATATACCAAAGAAAGCTGTTACATTTATCTGCGCCGCGCAAGATAATTCGCTTTATATTCAACGCAAATCAGCACTAACCCTGTAATGGCTGTATTTATAATTACAGTAACAACTGATCTACAAGTGCTTCAAAATACATTCAATGCAACGATAGATGTTCTAAAATATCTACAAAATATGACGGTCTTCAACGTTTCTGGTGAGCTTTACAGAGTAGATCCGGCTTCCGTAAATGCCTTCATTGGCATATACTGTCAATCTGGATTTTCTGGAAAAGACGGATTGTGTGGTAAAAATAATTCCTCATATGGATAGTTCATGTACTAAGTATAGATTCAACTTTCTTTTGTCAACTGAACAAGTCTTAATTAAAATGttgaatatgtttaaatataatgcattcaTGGTTTTAAACATGCAAAATAGTGTATACATGTTTTCTCAGCAAACTACGTTAATACTAGTCCCAACTTTACATAAGCAATTCATTACATCATTTTTGTATTTCCATTTTAATACGTATTCTTAAACAGCGTAAGGCGGACATTGGTTCTTACGGACAATGGTTCATATGCTCATTTTGACACAGGCGGACATTGATTCCTACATTTTGTTGTCAACAAGGACAATGGTTACTATGTTCTTAAATCCTAAGATTCTTCTCCTACATTATATTGACTCCCCGGCGAGTTGATCTTGCTTAATTTGCGATTTACGATCTATATAAAACATGCTGAAATATCAATAGCCGTGCATAGGATCTCTCAAACCGGAGTTGCAAGAGGCCTGCCATGCTTAAATGCATATACTGTTTGCATTTCAGTGGGGTGTCCTGCGGGTACGTATGAGGTCAACGCAGTGTGTCGTAGTTGTGACGTTGGTTCTTACCAATCTTTCACTGGTCAGACAAGTTGTAAACCCTGTCCGACCGGGTACACCACTGCTTCGTTAAAGGCTACAGGCGTTGACCAGTGTACTGGTATGTATACATGTGATAGTGTTGTTATTGTAGCACTGCTACGtggaaaataaaactattgtttcGGGAACTTATCTTACATGCTCCATTGATTGTGAAAATAACATTCTTTGGTTTGTTTGAAAAGGAGTTGATCGAATCGTTTCTgagcttaaggtagcgcacccgtaatgatttcccgcgatttcttcgaagattgaagagcctttttcctgtttacttatggatatctaattagCTGCTAATGTGAAGTTGTTGTGGccaagtggttaaggcgatagatttaaaatatttttgtatcttcCCGCgaaggttcgaatcctgccgacaacgtcCACTTTTTACGACGCGTTtaatttcttttctaacgtaatttgatttaatatagcatataagctatttttattgttaaatatgttacacTTTTTATGcaaattcttcaatttttaaCACTAAAACAACGCtttggctaaattgggtgatttactgctgaaaatacgaatcgtgcatgttgtatttttatttttatttttaaaagtaaacGGTAGATctctctatttcttggtattttgctGTATAAAGtttatctataaaaactaagttcgaaatattacttaaatgataatattttgaattttatgacactttgttgtTAACCAACTctatttctacttggctgaaaccacttacatttcatggcgctcttccatcgataacaagttatacaaaaataaatgtatgtaaaagaaTACTAATTTcatcttgttttaactttaaacaccttAACTGCATCTGTACataccaactgcatgcccatatttggaaatctggatgaaatatggaactttcatatactccaagggtgaaaataaactggacaaaagccgaacGTGGGGGTGGTTTTAAAAAttcagtatatatttttttaaagcatggaaagcctaccttaacatttgcatgtagttcattgaaatgatgatgattaagaaaataatacattagattatatttggaaaggtgtcCATTACGTGTGCGTTACcttaaatagtattttaaaatataattcaaatcaGTACAGATGATCGTTTCAGGAAGGAATAGTATAAATCCCTTTTTTGCTTATTTCAATTAAGGTGTTTAGTAGATAAAGCATTTGACCACGATTATCagtaataatacatataattcaaCATACATATAGCAAGCTTCCCTAATAAAACTTCTATATGAGACCATTGCAAATTCAATTTACTAATGATAACACTGTGAAGTTGTATGGTAAATACAAGTAGATATGCCGCCTCAACTGCAATAAAACTTATGttgtctttatttaattttgatagTTGTATCAGAGATCACAACAGGTTATCCCGTTACAACGGCCAATACGACCGATTCAGTAACGGACGACAGGAAGAAAGAAGATCAACCATCTGAATCTAACAGTAAGTTTTATCCGTCATAAGAACTTATTATTGTGAAagatatttttttggaaaatcagtCAAATGGCATCATAAAATTGCATGTTATTTTCGATCGATTTCCATTATAATGTATATGAGTATATGTCTAAATAGTAATTTATGTAATACTGCTTAAATAGCATGTGTAAATTGGTTTGATTTGGAAAAATAGTAAGAGTATCAGCTTTTCAATCGGCTTTTTAAAATTCTAACCGATTTTTAAAGATATAATTACAAATAAAAGTGAGTAAATAAAACTTAATTCGGGCTAATGTGATACTCCTATACATGCAGTAACAAAACACATGTTATATGTTCTGCACATATGAAAAGCAACATATAATCATGTCAACTTGCTGGAAACTCGCACTCGTATTGTTATGGTAAAGTAAATATTCAATGTTTGAGTATGTTAGTTATACcttctttatttaactatttctactGACCTCTGCAACCAGTTCGTTGATGTTAAGAAATGTTACATTAAATATTCCACACTTCTAACTAAACTTCATTTAATGTACCAGTTGGGGAGATTTGAAGATTGTTTAAGTCTATTAACCCAAATATAgacataacaattaaaacaactGAAAGCGAAGGGCTCAGTAAAAAAAAGCAATGAATGTTCAGTTAAAGCACTAAATAAAGTTGATTATGCTTGCGTTCTTCCTGATCAAACATCCTGTGCCTTTACCCCTATGCATttcaatatatgaatatatctGGGTGTAAACGTGTTGTCAGAAATTCAAGCACATGTACAAGCAGTCCAAAGCTCGCAGGTGTCATGCAAAAGGTTAAAATTCCAGCGGATCTAATTCGCCCTCTAAGTTAATTATTTGATGATGCTTTTTATTCTTAAATCAGTTCAATTGCATAGCGAAAAGACTTTTATTTGACTACCCAAAAGCATGTGAATCATATCCATACGCACTGGTATCCAGCTGAGGTCAAAACGTAGCAAACCTTATCAGCGGTGATCAAATACCCAGTTAATGACTGAACACTCGCTCCTTTCGTGGACTTGACATTGTAATATATATTGAACATTAATAATGCAAATAACTTAAATCAAGTAAAAGAGATATAACTAACCTTACAGACAACTTGTTTTCTCAATTTTGACTCGCCTAGCTGCTCGTCCAACGTGGTCTTTCTATCGCGTACTAGTCCAAATATATAATCTTATTGTACACAGTTAAATAACATAACTTTAGGAATATATGTTACCCAACGTATTTTAGATGTTTTATTGTTTACTCAAAATACAAATTACACATGTGTATATCCTAATAATGTTCTTTTATCagttacttttttaataaagcCCACTACtgcattaaaacaattttgtttattactgAAGTGTTTTAATCTATCATTGAAAATATTTAgctataattaaattatattttctccCAGAAGACTTATCTATATACATTTGGATATTGATCAATGCTGATAAAGGCTGTGACCACAGTCGGATGCAAGTACAAATTGATATGATATACGGGGTTTGGGGATAACTTAATAAAATGCATTACTG
This is a stretch of genomic DNA from Dreissena polymorpha isolate Duluth1 chromosome 7, UMN_Dpol_1.0, whole genome shotgun sequence. It encodes these proteins:
- the LOC127838003 gene encoding uncharacterized protein LOC127838003, with amino-acid sequence MNWTSLPDCERKRCPAPFAPANGYVSCRSSSYEFDTECYNSCNKGYRLEGSSVIICQSDEKWSNMTKAARCIDDEPPVITCTHHVVYAVRGTSYASLDWTDPLVTDNVDHNLKAVKLSDISKGDVVKEGIYIIQYRVTDNAGNYHPLLSECRVTVEVKLVKCASGPTDSLSDARFIRYNCSDSIFTNGVECELSCELNLELNGTNTMSCERNGTSGVGVWKWNGPAEPHCNIVSCPPLLPPANGAMIYDSINSRPLYVMLCQSGLDIPVVGLYFTGRLSCQDSGKWYPLDKFPDCIRSMWGDMVLLAELIYQGNCADEKTKNAIKEAVLKYLSGIKDDIERSICPGRNCRVENINVVCGSNQKRRSTVYIQRLAKRQTTYARVTFDIATLFDLSNTSSQEAFNISLPLLTAINDRIAKDVENGSLDINGFTLERGAYQRSNNTHLKCPLHYKRDGYKCKPCPKGTYMNSTTGNCELCNIGEYNEDDGKAQCNLCPANHSTLMKGSTRRENCTKLCDPGYASSTTMIPCSACPLGTYQPSSGKSACISCPKGHTTQSTNSTSEDSCTLFDIQINNLNGRQMIGIANSNISSSMMSLTLWAKTNAASSEDLILAVYDGFSDILTVRMGDNLTVSSGSISLHTSRNLSERKWSKLNIELNFSANVLTVNVDGEKHERRVGMTSSSLVPWRLYMSATKETGITMSGLAIIPRSLSALEMSSFDRTCVLNSSDALLSMEDIVRSLVDGIVMVYPSSCDPYDECSTFPCGNHTCVNGLGTLTCVCSGGWSGTRCEIPPDYCLNHDCKHGVCVPGNGTYSCNCTDFYTGSDCSIPPVNGMWSLWADWSSCGVTCGGGNQSRERQCTNPAPGPGGLTCQGPDVETKYCNTEKCPECSKLKRSFGTIVKCIESPSWDNRCNVSCLNGTTFPSGQEPFPEYTCGPSTNYEWNPDNVIPECVDYNSPLMLEALSTANFNDDVIYSRKNKVEQSILDNLATLPCGIANTCERKVTVSYKSNESRKRSTGSTLTISVKMKLPDLKTLNMADYTQNGTVTTDLQVLQNTFNATIDVLKYLQNMTVFNVSGELYRVDPASVNAFIGIYCQSGFSGKDGLCVGCPAGTYEVNAVCRSCDVGSYQSFTGQTSCKPCPTGYTTASLKATGVDQCTVVSEITTGYPVTTANTTDSVTDDRKKEDQPSESNTTVIIASVVPSVVLLGAVIALAVYCCKRRRKKTENPTYTDYSTASDWLPDQFVHEMLATNSVTQEGQVVERIVNTTSDTQATSSKEQLANHSVYNSSDICA